One window of Ferrimicrobium sp. genomic DNA carries:
- a CDS encoding biotin carboxylase N-terminal domain-containing protein yields the protein MFERLLIANRGEIAVRVIRTAKEMGIKTIAVYSDADRDAMHVRYADEAYNLPGTTVRDSYLNTERILEIIQRSGAQAVHPGYGFFSENTDFARAIESTGVVFVGPPPEAIEIMGDKISSRIAATAAGVAGVPGTTEVLKSADEIVAFGENHGWPLAIKAAYGGGGRGMRVVNSASEAAEALASAQREALGAFGRDECYVERYLTWPRHVEMQIIGDAYDTTLWLGERDCSCQRRHQKLIEESPAPDFPDDMRSKMGEAAVKVARACGYRNAGTVEFLYQDGAFYFLEMNTRLQVEHPITEAVTGLDLVELQLRIAAGERLPLSQDQISHNGHAIEIRLNAEDPSGGRFVPSPGPITRFERPDGPGIRTDAGYEAGDAVSQYYDNLIAKLVVWAPDRERAIAKAIRALRETKLEGVTTTIPADLAILEHPDFHTAQHSTKWVEDRLDLSALTAPPITATSEETTTPTEVVAEVNGKRVAVKLFLSELVAPTPTNVPSPRRDTPAPRAARTQGPASKVGGGSGAVTVPMQGTVVKIAVQIGQEINVGDTVIVLEAMKMENSILAERAGTVSEIRVKPGDTVGTGDVVATIA from the coding sequence GTGTTTGAGCGGTTACTCATAGCGAACCGAGGAGAGATCGCGGTTCGCGTAATCCGGACAGCCAAGGAGATGGGAATCAAGACGATCGCTGTCTATTCTGACGCCGACCGAGATGCGATGCACGTCCGTTACGCCGACGAAGCCTACAATCTGCCCGGCACAACCGTTCGAGACAGCTACCTGAACACCGAACGCATCTTGGAGATTATTCAACGTTCGGGCGCCCAAGCCGTGCATCCTGGCTATGGCTTTTTCAGTGAAAACACCGACTTCGCCAGGGCGATCGAAAGCACCGGCGTTGTGTTCGTTGGTCCACCACCAGAAGCCATCGAGATCATGGGGGACAAGATCTCTTCTCGTATTGCCGCGACGGCAGCCGGTGTCGCTGGTGTACCTGGCACCACGGAGGTCCTCAAAAGCGCCGATGAGATCGTCGCCTTTGGTGAGAACCACGGTTGGCCTTTAGCGATCAAGGCAGCCTATGGCGGAGGTGGCCGAGGCATGCGAGTCGTCAACTCTGCCTCCGAGGCGGCCGAGGCTTTGGCCTCGGCTCAACGAGAAGCACTCGGTGCCTTTGGGCGTGATGAGTGTTACGTCGAACGGTACCTCACTTGGCCCCGCCATGTGGAGATGCAGATCATTGGGGATGCCTATGATACGACTCTCTGGCTCGGCGAGCGCGATTGTTCGTGCCAACGGCGGCATCAGAAGCTGATCGAAGAGTCGCCTGCTCCAGATTTTCCTGATGACATGCGATCCAAGATGGGCGAGGCGGCCGTGAAGGTCGCTCGCGCATGCGGCTATCGCAACGCTGGAACGGTCGAGTTTCTTTACCAAGACGGCGCATTTTACTTTCTTGAGATGAATACGCGTCTCCAGGTTGAGCACCCCATCACCGAAGCGGTCACTGGTCTCGACCTGGTGGAGCTCCAGCTTCGTATCGCAGCAGGCGAACGTCTTCCGCTCTCCCAAGACCAGATCAGCCACAACGGCCATGCCATTGAGATCCGTTTGAACGCTGAAGACCCATCAGGAGGTCGTTTCGTCCCCTCTCCGGGCCCCATCACGCGCTTCGAGCGCCCCGATGGTCCTGGCATTCGCACCGACGCTGGTTATGAGGCAGGAGACGCAGTGAGCCAGTACTACGACAATCTCATCGCGAAATTGGTGGTTTGGGCCCCTGATCGCGAGCGGGCAATCGCTAAGGCCATCCGCGCTCTCCGTGAGACCAAGCTCGAAGGAGTCACGACTACCATCCCCGCTGATCTCGCCATTCTCGAGCACCCAGACTTCCACACGGCGCAACATTCCACCAAGTGGGTTGAGGATCGGTTGGACTTGAGTGCGCTGACAGCTCCACCCATTACCGCCACGTCCGAGGAGACCACCACGCCGACCGAGGTCGTAGCCGAGGTCAATGGCAAACGGGTTGCCGTCAAGCTCTTCCTTTCTGAACTGGTTGCGCCGACCCCAACGAACGTGCCATCTCCGCGCCGTGACACCCCTGCCCCACGAGCAGCCCGCACGCAGGGACCTGCGTCGAAGGTAGGGGGTGGATCTGGAGCCGTCACTGTACCTATGCAAGGCACCGTCGTGAAGATAGCGGTTCAAATAGGCCAAGAGATCAATGTCGGGGACACAGTGATCGTGCTCGAGGCGATGAAGATGGAGAACTCAATCCTCGCTGAGCGCGCAGGAACCGTCAGCGAGATCAGGGTAAAGCCTGGCGACACCGTGGGTACTGGTGACGTGGTCGCCACCATCGCTTAA
- a CDS encoding biotin--[acetyl-CoA-carboxylase] ligase: MISTAPWRIILLDETDSTNRTLSNLFARVSTQRLVVVADHQRAGRGRRGRAFHDLPRSTLACSVLVRLPRRAEVNLLPMAVGNAIVFAIRGLGVAGVTLKWPNDLMVGEAKLGGMLIDGIFDGSSHQVVIGLGVNLTATPTLEDARNLCCLNEAIEGEPAEDFFSLRDSLLMRFLEELDDQLSQLLHGHTELLLQTYRCCLSTLGRRVQIQYPEEMVVGLAEDVDQEGCLLVRTASGQVAVHVGDIEHLGVVNDR, from the coding sequence ATGATCAGCACCGCCCCATGGCGCATAATCCTACTTGATGAGACCGACTCTACGAATCGCACGCTTTCAAACCTCTTTGCACGGGTCAGTACCCAACGTCTGGTCGTCGTGGCAGATCATCAACGGGCCGGCCGCGGCAGACGAGGTCGTGCTTTTCATGATCTTCCGAGGAGTACCCTTGCCTGCTCGGTATTGGTACGGTTGCCTCGGCGTGCTGAGGTCAATCTCCTTCCGATGGCCGTCGGTAATGCGATCGTCTTTGCGATTCGGGGCCTCGGGGTAGCGGGGGTGACCTTGAAGTGGCCCAATGATCTGATGGTAGGGGAAGCCAAGCTCGGAGGGATGTTGATCGATGGCATCTTCGATGGCTCGTCTCATCAGGTGGTCATTGGTCTTGGTGTGAACCTCACGGCCACCCCAACCCTAGAGGATGCTCGCAACCTTTGCTGTCTCAATGAAGCGATTGAAGGTGAACCGGCGGAGGATTTCTTCTCGCTGCGCGATTCCCTCCTTATGCGGTTCCTGGAGGAACTTGATGACCAACTGTCACAGCTCCTGCATGGCCACACCGAGCTCCTCCTCCAAACCTACCGATGCTGCTTGTCAACGCTGGGTCGTCGGGTGCAAATTCAGTACCCAGAGGAGATGGTGGTAGGATTAGCCGAAGATGTCGATCAAGAGGGTTGTTTGCTTGTCAGAACTGCGTCCGGTCAGGTTGCCGTTCATGTTGGTGATATCGAACATCTTGGAGTGGTGAATGATCGATAG
- a CDS encoding M20 family metallopeptidase → MSHGDNERKAIRSAAERNYGRAYDLSHRIHANPELAFHEEKAATWLTNELSTSGFTATKGIGGLDTAVIAEAGSGDLIVTICAEYDALPHIGHACGHNIIAASAFLAATSLVDLVDDLGITLRVIGTPAEEGGGGKIILLDQGIFTGTHLAMMLHPAPMEADRMHVQAARHFRVTYQGRDSHAAAAPQLGINALDAMTIAQTSIGLLRQHILADDRIHGIITKGGDAPNIIPSLVEGEFLTRSATLEELAHLAPRVDRCFEAGALATGATCTITDRGPTYSHLVTDEELATIYVEEATQVGRTFQTDQQPLSASTDMGNISLEVATIHPLININSWPAVNHQPEFTEAAKSPEADRAMFEGGMALAMTAMTAALTHSTRERLLAHPCR, encoded by the coding sequence ATGTCACACGGAGACAACGAACGCAAGGCAATTCGATCAGCAGCAGAACGCAACTACGGTCGAGCTTATGACCTCTCACATCGTATTCATGCAAACCCTGAATTGGCATTTCACGAAGAGAAGGCCGCCACCTGGCTCACCAACGAGCTCAGTACATCTGGGTTCACGGCCACAAAAGGTATCGGTGGTCTCGACACCGCCGTCATCGCTGAGGCCGGAAGTGGCGACCTTATCGTGACCATCTGCGCCGAGTACGATGCACTTCCCCATATCGGACACGCCTGTGGTCACAACATTATCGCAGCCAGTGCCTTCCTCGCCGCCACCTCACTCGTGGACCTCGTCGATGATCTCGGAATCACGCTGCGCGTCATTGGAACTCCTGCCGAGGAGGGCGGCGGCGGTAAGATCATCCTCCTCGATCAGGGGATCTTCACCGGTACGCACCTAGCTATGATGTTGCATCCGGCACCGATGGAGGCTGACCGAATGCATGTGCAAGCAGCGCGCCACTTCCGCGTCACCTACCAGGGGCGAGACTCCCACGCTGCGGCCGCACCTCAGCTTGGCATCAACGCACTTGATGCGATGACAATCGCCCAGACCTCTATCGGGCTTCTACGTCAACACATCCTGGCCGATGACCGCATCCACGGCATCATCACGAAGGGGGGAGATGCCCCAAACATCATTCCGTCCCTTGTTGAGGGGGAATTTCTGACGCGCTCTGCAACACTGGAGGAGCTTGCGCATCTCGCTCCTCGTGTCGATCGCTGCTTCGAGGCTGGAGCCTTGGCTACTGGTGCCACCTGCACCATCACCGACCGCGGACCCACCTACTCCCATCTGGTAACCGACGAGGAGTTGGCCACTATCTACGTGGAGGAAGCCACCCAAGTCGGCCGTACCTTTCAGACCGACCAACAGCCACTATCGGCCTCCACCGACATGGGTAATATCTCACTTGAAGTCGCTACCATTCATCCTCTGATCAACATCAACTCATGGCCGGCCGTCAACCACCAACCCGAGTTCACTGAGGCGGCGAAGTCGCCGGAGGCAGATAGGGCAATGTTTGAAGGAGGCATGGCGCTGGCTATGACCGCGATGACCGCCGCGCTCACCCACAGCACCAGAGAACGACTCCTCGCTCACCCTTGCCGGTAG
- the moeB gene encoding molybdopterin-synthase adenylyltransferase MoeB — translation MSNLRELLANARAQIDEVEPVTLQTKLGDDWVLLDVREPEEFSQGTIPGSILLPRGNLELQIETVIPDKRTPIVVYCAAGVRSILAAYTLGQLGYTNVASLSGGFEAWKDQGGLWQVPQRLGDAQRRRYHRHLLLPEVGEEGQRKLLDSKVLLLGAGGLGSPIILYLAAAGVGTLGILDMDEVDLSNLQRQIIHTTDSIGKRKVDSASAAVRALNPDIDVITYDCRLDATNIASIIADYDLIVDGTDNFATRYLINDAAIVARLPVVHGSIYRFEGQVTVFAPPKGPCYRCFQPTPPPSELAPSCSEAGVLGVLPGIIGSLQATETLKLLLGIGDTLVGRLLTYDALTQSLHTYRLGRNPNCPSCGDRPSGLVNHQNMEAV, via the coding sequence ATGTCTAACTTACGAGAGCTACTGGCGAATGCACGAGCGCAGATCGACGAAGTTGAGCCCGTAACACTGCAGACGAAGCTCGGTGATGATTGGGTTCTTCTCGATGTACGTGAACCCGAGGAGTTCAGCCAGGGCACCATCCCCGGGAGTATTCTGCTACCCCGTGGCAACCTAGAACTGCAGATCGAAACGGTCATTCCAGACAAGAGGACCCCAATCGTGGTGTACTGCGCCGCGGGCGTGCGCAGTATCCTCGCTGCGTATACCTTGGGGCAACTCGGTTATACGAACGTCGCTTCACTCTCCGGGGGTTTTGAAGCATGGAAAGACCAGGGAGGACTCTGGCAGGTGCCACAACGGCTCGGTGATGCGCAGCGCCGTCGTTACCATCGCCACCTCCTGCTACCAGAGGTCGGTGAAGAGGGCCAACGGAAGTTGCTCGACTCCAAGGTCCTGCTGTTAGGAGCTGGAGGCCTCGGGTCGCCGATCATCTTGTACCTCGCCGCAGCGGGGGTGGGAACCCTTGGCATTCTCGACATGGACGAGGTCGATCTGTCAAACCTCCAGCGTCAAATTATTCATACCACAGATTCGATTGGAAAACGTAAGGTCGACTCCGCCAGTGCGGCTGTCCGTGCCTTGAACCCTGATATCGACGTCATTACCTATGACTGTCGTCTCGATGCAACAAATATCGCCTCCATCATCGCTGACTACGATCTGATCGTCGATGGTACCGATAACTTTGCAACACGCTACCTGATCAACGATGCAGCGATCGTTGCGCGGCTTCCAGTGGTGCACGGCTCCATCTATCGCTTCGAGGGTCAGGTCACTGTTTTTGCGCCACCAAAAGGACCGTGTTATCGATGCTTCCAACCGACCCCCCCTCCGAGTGAACTCGCACCTTCATGCTCTGAAGCGGGCGTCTTGGGCGTCCTGCCGGGCATTATCGGGTCTCTCCAGGCCACAGAGACGCTCAAGCTCCTCCTCGGGATCGGTGACACGCTCGTTGGGCGCTTGCTCACCTACGACGCGTTGACCCAATCGTTACACACCTACCGTCTTGGGCGTAATCCCAACTGTCCAAGCTGCGGAGACCGACCATCCGGCCTGGTCAATCACCAGAACATGGAGGCAGTGTAG
- the rfbB gene encoding dTDP-glucose 4,6-dehydratase gives MKLLVTGGAGFIGSNFTRYWSTAHPDDDVVVLDALTYAGCRESLGDLDDRISFVHGDIGNTDHVVEVLDRYAVDVVVNFAAESHNSLAIIDPERFFRTNVTGTVGLLEAARAYGGLTRFHHVSTCEVYGDLDLDAQDAFTEESPYRPRTPYNASKAAADHAVRAYALTYGLPISITNCANNYGPYQFPEKLIPLFTALALQDQPLPLYASKDNRREWIHVLDHARAIDLVIHKGHSGETYHVGTGDEYSIEEIADRILVELGKPDTLKTTVPDRPSHDRRYLLDSSKIRNELGFTPSIPFDQGISETIQWYRGNEGWWRPLMGRAPVQESAAWQSRS, from the coding sequence GTGAAACTACTGGTCACCGGCGGCGCAGGATTTATCGGCTCGAATTTCACACGGTACTGGTCGACGGCCCATCCAGACGATGATGTTGTCGTGCTCGATGCGCTCACCTATGCGGGCTGTCGCGAGTCACTGGGGGATCTGGATGATCGCATCAGCTTTGTTCATGGTGATATCGGTAACACCGACCACGTCGTGGAGGTGCTTGATCGCTACGCCGTCGATGTCGTAGTGAACTTTGCCGCCGAGTCGCATAACTCTCTGGCTATCATCGATCCCGAGCGCTTCTTTCGCACGAATGTCACCGGGACGGTTGGTCTCCTTGAGGCTGCTCGGGCTTATGGGGGGCTGACACGGTTTCATCATGTTTCGACCTGCGAGGTGTATGGGGATCTTGATCTTGATGCCCAGGATGCATTTACGGAGGAGTCGCCCTATCGTCCGCGCACCCCGTACAACGCATCGAAGGCCGCGGCAGATCACGCGGTTCGGGCCTATGCGCTGACCTATGGCTTGCCGATCAGCATCACCAACTGCGCCAATAACTATGGACCCTACCAATTCCCTGAAAAATTGATCCCCCTCTTTACTGCGCTAGCCTTGCAGGACCAGCCATTGCCCCTCTATGCTTCCAAGGACAACCGGCGAGAGTGGATCCACGTGCTCGATCACGCGAGAGCTATCGATTTGGTGATTCATAAGGGGCACTCGGGGGAGACCTATCATGTTGGTACAGGTGACGAATATTCGATCGAGGAGATCGCTGATCGGATTCTTGTTGAACTAGGTAAACCCGATACACTCAAGACGACGGTTCCTGATCGCCCGTCGCATGACCGCCGTTATCTGTTGGACTCTTCCAAGATCCGTAATGAGCTTGGCTTCACACCATCCATCCCCTTCGACCAAGGGATCAGCGAAACGATCCAATGGTACCGTGGCAATGAGGGCTGGTGGCGTCCGTTGATGGGTCGTGCTCCAGTCCAGGAGTCGGCAGCCTGGCAGTCTCGATCGTGA
- a CDS encoding nitroreductase family protein has protein sequence MEFDAVLRRRRMHRSFTEEPVHIEEVNALCEAALRAPSAGFTQGTELVIVRDPQRIRTILELITTQDWLTNAVNHQGLRHSQVLIFPIINQQAYLARYAEPDKAQSGMATEDGWPQPYWLVDASFATMQLLLKVVDLGLGASFMGIYYGAEELRTLLALPDGHHPLGILCIGHPSNSRLTGSPSRRQRRAAETLMHFEQW, from the coding sequence ATGGAGTTCGACGCAGTACTACGACGGCGACGGATGCACCGTTCCTTCACTGAAGAACCCGTCCATATCGAGGAGGTCAACGCTCTTTGCGAGGCGGCGCTTCGTGCACCTTCGGCTGGCTTCACCCAGGGTACCGAGTTGGTGATCGTACGAGACCCGCAACGCATTCGCACCATCCTGGAACTGATCACCACGCAAGACTGGTTGACGAACGCTGTTAACCACCAAGGACTGCGTCACAGCCAAGTGTTGATCTTCCCAATCATCAACCAACAGGCGTATCTCGCACGATACGCAGAACCCGACAAAGCGCAATCCGGCATGGCGACCGAGGATGGTTGGCCTCAGCCTTATTGGCTGGTCGATGCAAGTTTTGCCACCATGCAACTGCTCCTAAAGGTCGTGGATCTTGGTCTCGGCGCAAGTTTCATGGGCATCTACTACGGCGCTGAGGAGCTGCGCACATTGCTAGCTCTGCCTGACGGGCACCATCCGCTCGGCATTCTCTGCATTGGACACCCCAGCAACTCCCGTCTCACGGGCTCACCGAGTCGTCGTCAGCGCCGGGCCGCGGAAACGCTAATGCATTTCGAGCAGTGGTAA
- a CDS encoding acyl-CoA dehydrogenase family protein: MSVEFGEEHQALRKVVADFVDAEVLPNALGWDERSEFPLAQVLQLGELGLFGMIFPESYGGGGGDFTSLCIAVEELAKGDSSLAITLSAGVGLGANPIYEFGNEEQKQRWLPDLCAGKTLGGFGLTEPDGGSDAGATRTRVERQGERFLLNGAKAYITNSGTPITSLVTVTARGEDGVSAFIIPAGTPGFTVEPAYRKLGWHASDTHPLSLADVEVGPESLLGEVGRGFAQFLAILDDGRISIAALALGLAEACLRESLAYAANRNAFGGPISRYQAISFKCADMEVAVEASRLLVYRAAWLKDHGRPFKREAAIAKLYATEAAVSVAREATQIFGGAGFIEESPVARYYRDAKILEIGEGTSEVQRLVIARSLGLPTS; the protein is encoded by the coding sequence ATGTCAGTCGAGTTCGGTGAGGAACATCAAGCACTGCGTAAGGTGGTGGCTGATTTTGTGGATGCTGAGGTGTTGCCAAATGCTCTCGGCTGGGACGAACGTAGTGAGTTCCCTCTTGCGCAGGTGCTCCAGCTCGGGGAGCTTGGACTGTTCGGGATGATCTTTCCCGAGAGTTACGGAGGGGGAGGAGGCGACTTCACCTCATTGTGCATCGCGGTCGAAGAGCTCGCCAAAGGCGACTCATCGCTGGCTATCACCCTCTCTGCTGGTGTGGGACTCGGTGCGAATCCGATCTACGAGTTTGGCAATGAGGAACAAAAGCAGCGATGGCTGCCCGATCTTTGTGCTGGGAAAACGCTCGGTGGTTTTGGCCTGACGGAGCCTGACGGGGGATCCGATGCGGGAGCCACCCGCACAAGGGTCGAGCGCCAGGGCGAGCGATTCCTACTCAATGGGGCCAAAGCCTATATCACCAACTCAGGCACCCCTATCACGTCATTGGTGACCGTTACTGCTCGAGGAGAGGACGGGGTCTCGGCATTTATCATTCCTGCAGGGACGCCGGGCTTTACCGTTGAGCCTGCCTATAGGAAGCTCGGTTGGCACGCATCAGACACACATCCGTTGAGTTTGGCCGATGTGGAGGTTGGCCCAGAGTCCTTACTTGGCGAGGTAGGTCGTGGGTTTGCGCAATTCCTTGCCATTCTCGATGATGGGCGGATCTCAATCGCAGCACTCGCACTGGGACTAGCTGAGGCCTGTCTTCGAGAGTCGCTTGCCTATGCAGCGAATCGCAATGCCTTTGGAGGGCCAATCTCGCGGTATCAGGCGATCTCTTTTAAGTGCGCTGACATGGAGGTCGCTGTCGAAGCCTCGAGGCTGTTGGTCTACCGTGCGGCTTGGCTGAAGGATCACGGGCGGCCCTTCAAGCGAGAGGCGGCGATCGCGAAGCTCTATGCTACCGAGGCTGCGGTGTCGGTAGCCAGAGAGGCGACCCAAATCTTTGGAGGGGCAGGATTCATCGAGGAGTCTCCTGTGGCGCGCTACTATCGTGACGCCAAGATACTCGAGATTGGCGAAGGAACATCTGAGGTGCAGCGTCTTGTGATCGCCCGTTCGCTCGGTCTACCAACCTCTTAG
- a CDS encoding glucose-1-phosphate thymidylyltransferase — translation MKALILAGGSGTRLRPLTHTASKQLVPIANKPILFYGLEAIAECGITDVGIVVGHTASEVKAAVGDGSAFGLKATYLPQDAPRGLAHAVLIAKDFLGDEDFVMYLGDNFLVGGITDIVHGFTLRDVATAARILLARVPDPRKFGVAEVANDGSVLRLVEKPDHPPSDLALVGVYLFDARIHEAVAQIAPSARGELEITDAISWLIDHGLGVNSSMVEGYWKDLGDPEALLDGNRIALMAIRPSIMGEVIDSKIEGPVVVEAGAKVVDSIVRGPAIIGRDVVLQSSYVGPFSSIGDRCAILSSEVMNSIILSDSTVDTVGAIEGSVIGKFAKICHRSERPSATKLIVGDHARVELL, via the coding sequence ATGAAGGCGCTTATCCTCGCCGGAGGATCCGGGACTCGACTCCGTCCGCTGACACATACCGCCTCCAAGCAGCTGGTGCCGATCGCGAACAAACCCATCCTCTTCTACGGCCTCGAAGCGATAGCTGAGTGCGGCATTACCGATGTAGGGATTGTCGTGGGACACACGGCTAGCGAGGTAAAGGCCGCTGTTGGAGACGGCTCGGCTTTTGGTTTGAAGGCGACTTACCTCCCACAGGATGCGCCGCGTGGGCTTGCTCACGCAGTTCTCATCGCCAAGGATTTCCTCGGCGATGAGGATTTTGTCATGTACCTTGGCGACAATTTTCTTGTCGGCGGTATCACCGACATTGTGCACGGGTTCACCCTTCGAGACGTCGCAACGGCGGCGAGGATCTTGCTGGCGCGCGTTCCAGATCCTCGGAAGTTTGGTGTAGCTGAGGTCGCCAATGACGGTTCGGTACTGCGCCTCGTGGAGAAACCTGATCATCCTCCCTCCGACCTTGCCCTCGTTGGGGTCTACCTCTTCGATGCTCGTATTCATGAGGCAGTCGCCCAGATCGCACCCTCTGCGAGGGGTGAACTTGAGATCACTGACGCCATTAGCTGGCTGATCGATCATGGTCTCGGGGTGAACTCATCGATGGTGGAGGGATACTGGAAGGACTTGGGGGATCCTGAGGCGCTACTCGACGGTAACAGGATTGCGCTGATGGCGATTCGACCGTCAATCATGGGTGAGGTGATCGACTCCAAGATCGAGGGCCCGGTGGTCGTTGAGGCAGGGGCGAAGGTCGTCGACTCGATCGTTCGTGGCCCCGCCATCATTGGGCGCGATGTTGTTCTGCAGTCCAGTTACGTCGGTCCCTTTTCGTCGATCGGGGATCGATGTGCGATTCTCTCTTCTGAAGTGATGAACTCCATTATTCTCAGCGACTCTACGGTTGACACTGTCGGCGCAATCGAAGGTTCGGTGATCGGGAAGTTTGCCAAGATTTGTCATCGCAGCGAACGGCCCAGCGCCACCAAGCTCATCGTAGGCGATCACGCTCGGGTGGAGTTGCTATAG
- the rfbD gene encoding dTDP-4-dehydrorhamnose reductase, with protein sequence MSQLRFVVFGSNGQLGQRLARRLRELDLPVEVFAFTSADIDVRQRANVNEVIRSLRPDWVVNAAAFTAVDRCEREPDLAFGVNALALRWQVEAADAVGARVCNFSTDYVFNGQSVEPYREWDRVDPLGVYGRSKLGGECELRVGIDLNIRTAWLMSASAGNIASTVVRLAKEGSVLRFVGDQVGSPTVADDLSEASIQLMLSACTGHFHVVNGGTASWYEVVRWILTSLGRDLDQVVEISAASIVDRYPAPRPGYSVLSTATYSAAIGRATDDWHDAVERVVRELDLQ encoded by the coding sequence GTGAGTCAGCTCCGCTTTGTCGTCTTTGGAAGTAATGGACAATTGGGCCAGCGGCTTGCGAGAAGGCTTCGCGAACTCGACCTTCCTGTAGAAGTCTTCGCGTTTACCTCCGCCGACATCGATGTACGCCAGCGAGCTAACGTCAATGAGGTCATCCGGTCACTCCGACCTGATTGGGTGGTGAATGCCGCCGCTTTCACTGCTGTCGATCGATGTGAACGAGAGCCCGATCTCGCTTTTGGTGTCAATGCATTGGCGCTTCGCTGGCAGGTAGAGGCCGCCGATGCCGTGGGTGCTCGGGTTTGCAACTTCTCAACCGATTATGTCTTCAATGGCCAGTCGGTTGAACCCTACCGCGAGTGGGATCGTGTCGACCCCCTAGGCGTCTATGGCCGCAGTAAGCTCGGCGGTGAGTGCGAGCTCCGTGTTGGGATCGATCTCAATATTCGGACCGCCTGGCTGATGAGCGCATCGGCCGGCAACATTGCATCTACCGTTGTCCGACTTGCCAAGGAGGGCTCTGTCCTCCGATTTGTCGGCGATCAAGTCGGATCTCCGACGGTCGCAGACGATTTAAGCGAGGCAAGCATTCAATTGATGCTGAGTGCGTGCACCGGTCACTTTCATGTCGTCAACGGTGGTACTGCATCGTGGTATGAGGTGGTGCGCTGGATCCTCACCTCGCTCGGACGGGATCTTGACCAGGTGGTGGAGATCAGCGCCGCCTCTATTGTTGACCGATATCCCGCCCCTCGCCCTGGTTACTCAGTGCTTTCAACGGCGACCTACAGCGCTGCGATTGGGCGTGCAACCGATGATTGGCATGATGCGGTTGAACGAGTCGTCCGAGAGCTTGATCTTCAGTGA
- a CDS encoding glycosyltransferase family 2 protein, with amino-acid sequence MKTTVAAIIVLYRSGSTDLLVEELAAQGVATIVLIDNGATEPGEWTSTFANCVVHRVAFGQNLGYGLAVNRGLAMIEESMVLIMNPDVVLHTGAVDALVATAASSGAVGAVGPKVLDSDGGRYPSFRRFPSLWQSIRHGAIGWLAPESSATRSYRMSDLNPSTAVTVPWISGACLLCRTDVIRRVGGFDPKYHLYLEDVDLCRRMALFGYQIVYEPRAVVTHVGGTSSSQRRLGAVVEHHRSMATYASLEQRSTLLLFAVEIGVGLRCAMSVIRTIITGTVRN; translated from the coding sequence GTGAAGACCACCGTTGCTGCCATCATCGTTCTCTATCGTTCAGGCTCGACCGATCTTCTTGTCGAGGAGCTCGCAGCCCAAGGCGTTGCCACCATCGTCCTGATCGATAACGGCGCAACGGAACCTGGTGAATGGACCTCAACCTTTGCGAACTGCGTTGTTCACAGGGTCGCATTTGGTCAGAATCTTGGTTATGGATTGGCTGTCAATCGAGGTCTCGCAATGATCGAGGAGTCGATGGTGTTGATCATGAATCCAGATGTGGTCCTACACACTGGAGCGGTCGATGCGCTTGTCGCCACTGCGGCATCGAGCGGCGCCGTGGGCGCTGTGGGGCCGAAGGTTTTAGATAGTGATGGTGGCCGTTACCCCTCATTTCGACGTTTCCCATCACTCTGGCAATCGATCCGCCATGGTGCGATTGGCTGGCTCGCCCCGGAGAGTTCTGCTACACGTTCGTATCGTATGAGCGATCTCAATCCAAGCACAGCCGTGACCGTACCCTGGATTTCAGGAGCTTGCCTGTTATGTCGCACTGATGTGATCCGTCGGGTCGGTGGTTTCGATCCGAAATACCATCTGTACTTGGAAGATGTCGACCTCTGTCGCCGAATGGCACTCTTTGGCTACCAGATTGTCTATGAACCTCGTGCGGTGGTGACCCACGTGGGCGGTACCTCGAGTAGCCAGCGGCGGTTAGGAGCCGTCGTTGAGCATCATCGGTCGATGGCGACATATGCCTCCTTGGAGCAGCGCTCAACCCTGTTGTTGTTCGCGGTGGAGATAGGCGTTGGACTACGTTGTGCCATGAGCGTGATACGGACGATCATCACGGGTACCGTGCGCAACTGA